The following DNA comes from Cellulomonas soli.
CCCGTGCTGTTCTTCGTCGCGCTGCTCGGGATCATGGTCGTCACCCAGGTCGGCACGTCCCGTTCGCCGCACCTGACGTATCGGCCCGAGCAGATGGACGTGAGCCTGGACGACGTCATCGGTATCGAGCCCGTCAAGGAGGACGTGCGCCGCTCGATCGACCTGTTCCAGACGCACCGGCAGTTCGCCGACCTGATGGGCGGCACCCCGCGCCGCGGTCTGCTGTTCGAGGGCCCCCCGGGCACGGGCAAGACGATGACCGCGAAGGCGATGGCCGCCGAGGCGGGCGTCCCGTTCCTGTTCGTCTCCGCCACCTCCTTCCAGTCGATGTACTACGGCGCGACCGCGAAGAAGATCCGCGCGTACTTCAAGGCGTTGCGCAAGGCCGCGTGGGCCGAGGGCGGCGCGATCGGCTTCATCGAGGAGATCGACGCGATCGCGCTGCGCCGCGGGGGCGTGGTCGGTGCGGCCGCGGCGCCCGGCATGGCGACGATGTCCTTCGGGGCGTCGACCTCGTGCACGTGGTCGTCGGGTGCGCAGCTCGGCCCGGCCCCCGTCGTGGTGAACCCGGTGGTCAGCGAGGGCACGGGCGGCGTGGTCAACGAGCTGCTCGTGCAGATGCAGTCCTTCGACGAGCCGACCGGGTTCGACAAGCTCTACAACCGGCTGGTCGCCCGCGTGAACATGCTGCTGTCGGCCGACCGGCAGATCCGGCTGCGGCGTCCGGGTCGGGCGCCGATCCTGCTGATCGCGGCGACGAACCGTGCGGACTCCCTCGACCCGGCGCTGCTGCGCCCGGGCCGTTTCGACCGGCACCTGACGTTCTCCGCGCCGGACGCGCGCGGCCGTCGGGCGCTCGTCGACCACTTCCTGACCCGCCGGGCGCACGAGGCCGACCTGGACGACCCCCAGGCGCGGGACCGGCTCGCGGCGGCGACCAACGGCTGGACGCCGGTCATGGTCGAGCACCTGCTGGACGAGGCCCTGGTGAACGCGCTGCGCCGCGGGTCGCGAGCGATGTCGTACGCGGACGTGGAGCACGCGCGCATCACGGAGATGGTCGGCATCGGGCAGCCCGTGACGTACACGCGGGCCGAGCAGGAGCTCATCGCGACGCACGAGGCCGGGCACGCGACGGTCGCCTGGCTCGTCGCGCCGAACCGCACGCTCGAGGTGCTGACGATCATCCGCCGCGGCTCGGCGCTCGGCCTGCTGGCGCACGGGGACTGCGAGGAGGTCTACACGCACACGCGTTACGACCTGGGTGCGCTCGTGCAGATCGCGATGGGTGGCTGGGTCGCCGAGGAGCTGTTCTTCGGGCAGACGACGACGGGCCCGGCCAGTGACCTGGCGGCGGCGACCCGCACGGCCGCGCAGATGGTCGGTGCGGCGGGCATGACGGGGTCGCTCATCTCGTTCGCGGCGACGGGGCACGACATCGTCGCGGCCGTGCTGTCGGACAAGGCGGCCCGGGACCAGCTCGAGCACGTGCTCGACGACGCGCGCAGCACGGTGCGCCGGCTGCTGTCGCGCAACAGGCACCTGGTCGAGGCGTTGCGGGACGCGCTGCTGGAGCGGCACGAGCTGCTCGGCGAGCAGATCACCGACGTGCTGGAGCAGGCGCAGGCCGCGCACGACGCGACGGCCGACCTCCCGCCGGTGCCGCGGCTGCAGCCCGTCTGACCGACCGCCCCGGGCGGAGGCGTCGGCGCGCTCCCGTACCCTCGGCGCGTGCCCGAGGGTCATACCGTCCACCGCATCGCCCGCCAGCTCACGCTCGACCTGGCGGGGCGTCCTGTCGCCGTGTCCTCACCGCAGGGCCGGTTCGCCGCGGGCGCGCGCCGGCTGGACGGGCAGGTGGTCCTGCGGGCGGACGCGGTGGGCAAGCAGCTGTTCGTCACGTTCGCGTCCGGGGACGTGCTGCGCGTGCACCTGGGCCTGTACGGCGCGTGGGACCTGTACGGCCGGGTCTCGCCGCTGACCGACGGGCGCGCGGCGGTCGGCAGCCTGGGTGCCCCACGGCTGCGCCGGGCCGTGCGGCTCGGCGAGCGCGAGCAGTCGCTCCCGGGTGCGGCGGACGAGGGCGTGCCGGAGGACTTCCCGCCGACCCCCGTCGGTGCGGTGCGGGTCCGGCTGGCGACCGCCGAGACGGTGGCGGACCTGCGCGGCCCGTCGGCGTGCGAGGTGCTCGACCCGGTGCAGGCGCAGGTGGCGGTCGACCGGCTCGGCCCGGACCCGGCCGCAGCGGACGATCTCGATGCGGCCCGCGCGGTCGTCGTCCGACGCGTCACGGCTCGCGGCGTGCCCGTCGGCCAGCTGCTCATGGATCAGGCTGTCGTGGCCGGCATCGGCAACATCTACCGCGCCGAGCTGCTCTTCCGTGCCCGGCTCGACCCGTGGACGCCGGGCCGGCGGGTGCCTGCCGAGGTCGTCGGCGCCCTGTGGGACGACTGGGCCGTGCTGCTCGCCGACGGCATCCGCACGGGGGTCACGCTGACCCGCGAGGACCTGGACGCGACCGGACGCGAGCAGGCACTGGCCGACCCGACCGCGCGGCACTCGGTGTACGGGCGGCCCGGGCAGCCGTGCCGGGTGTGCGGCACGCCCGTGCTGGTCGAGCCGATGGCCGCCCGCAAGCTCTACCGCTGCGCGACCTGCCAGCGCTGACCCGTCAGGCCCGGTGCTCGCCCGGGTCGGGTGCCGCGGCGAGCAGGTCGCGCTGGGACTGCTCCCACCCGCTGCGCTCGTCGACGACGAAGCAGAACTCGTTGCCCTCCGGGTCGGTGAGCACGACGTACCCGTCGCCGTGCTCGTCGAGCATCGGACCGCTCAGCACGCGCGCACCGAGCCCGACCGCGTGCTCGACCGCCGCCCGGGCGTCGGGCACCTGCACGTCCAGGTGCAGGCGGTTCTTCGGGGAGGACTTCGGCTCGGGCACCTGCTGGAACGCGAGCAGCAGGGGGCCGGCGTCGACCGTCGCCCACGACGGGTCCCGGGCCACCCACCGGGTCGCCATGACGGCTCCCCAGAACGCGGCGAGGGCCGCCGGGTCGGCGCAGTCGACGACGACCTCCTGGATGCGGATCTTCATGCCGGCGACCGTACGCCCGCCCGCCGACAGCCGTCCGCGCCGCCGGGGTGCCCCCGAGGTGCCTGACCTGCGGGAACGGGTCAGGCGTCGAGCCCGAGCAGGGCGCGCCACGCGCGGTGGTGCTCGACCGTGACGCCCTCGTAGCCGGCCAGCCCGCCGAACGCGTCGGCGACCAGGGCGACCTCGTGCTCGAGCACGTCGGGGCCCTCGTCGACGAACGTGTACTGCGCGCCACCGGCCACCTCGGCGGTGTCCGTCTCGACCCCGACCGTGAACGGCCTGCCCGCCAGGCTCGCAGCGACCACGGCCGCACCGGCCAGCGCGATGATCCCGTCGGCGCCGTCCGCGTGGTCGATGAACGCCACGACACCCACCCGGTCGCACCGGGCGAGCACCGCGTCGAGCAGGGTCGCACCCGCCCCCGTCGGGTCACCCTGGTGCGCGAGCCACCAGGGTGCGTCCACGCCCAGGCCGACGCCGGCGGGCAGCGCGTCGTGCACGGTCTCCAGGACGGTGAGCCAGCGCAGCGCCGTCCCGGTCGGGTCGCTCGCCCAGCCGGCGGTCGTCCACGGCTCGACGTCGAGCTGCACGACGTCCGGCACGGCACCGGCCGCGTGCGCCGAGGCGAGCGCGGCAGATGCCCAGGTGACGGCGAGCGCGGGCTGGTCGATCCACGGCGGGTCCCCGCCGAGCACCCCGACGGCCACGCCCGTCTGCTGCAGGGCGGCGCACGCGTCCCCGAACCACAGTCCGACCGGGCCTTCGTCGGCCGCCCACGGCGCGGCGAGGAACACCCGGGTCAGTGCCCGAGCGGTGCAGAAGTCGACGAGCGCGGCCGGTTCCGCGGGCGCGTACGCGCGGCCACGGGCGTCGAGCACCGGGTCGACCGGGTTGTGCCACGCCCACATCGACGTCACGGCGGACGGCCCGGTCATCGCCGGCCCCGCTGCACCCCGCGCCACTCCCGCAGCGCGACGGCCGCCAGCACGGCGGCCGGGACCAGGGCCCAGACGCGTCCGCGCAGCGCGGCGGTCAGGCAGGCCAGCGCGAGGGTGCCGCCTGCGAGCACCACGACGAGGCTGCCCCAGCGGACCTGCGGATCGCGTCCCACGCGCACGACGCTACAGGTCGGAGGGTCGGCGCCTCGTGCGAAGGTGGGGCCATGGATCTGCGCATCTTCACCGAGCCCCAGCAGGGCGCGACGTACGACGAGCTGCTCGCGGTGGCCAAGGCCACCGAGGACCTCGGCTTCGACGGCTTCTTCCGCTCCGACCACTACCTGGCCATGGGGTCCGGCGACGGCCTGCCCGGGCCGACCGACGCCTGGACGACGCTGGCCGGGCTGGCCCGTGAGACCAGCCGCATCCGCCTCGGCACGCTCGTGTCGTCGGCGACCTTCCGGCACCCGGGCGTGCTGGCCATCCAGGTCGCCCAGGTCGACCAGATGTCCGGCGGCCGGGTCGAGCTGGGCCTGGGCGCCGGCTGGTTCGAGCAGGAGCACGCGGCGTACGGCATCCCGTTCCCACCCAAGCGGTTCGACCTGCTGACCGAGCAGCTCGAGGTCGTCACGGGCCTGTGGGGCACACCCGTGGGCGGTCGGTTCGACCACACCGGGGCGCACTACACGCTGACCGGCTCCCCGGCGCTGCCCAAGCCCGTGCAGACCTCGTCGCTCGACGCGTCGAAGGCGGGCGTGCCGGTCATCGTCGGCGGGCTGGGCCCGAAGCGGACGCCCGCGCTCGCGGCCCGGTTCGCCGCGGAGTTCAACCTGGCGTTCCCGCCGCTGGCCGACGTGGGCGACCACGTGGCCCGCGCGCACGCGGCGTGCGAGGCGATCGGCCGTGACCCGCGCACGCTGACGATGTCGGCCGCGCTGGTGCTGTGCGCGGGGCGCACGGACGCCGAGGTCGACCGTCGGGCCGCCGCGATCGGCCGCGACCCGCTCGAGCTGCGCGAGGTGGGCGTGGCCGGTACGCCGTCCGCCCTCGTCGACCGCCTCGGCGTGCTCGCCGAGCTCGGCCTGGAGCGGGTGTACCTGCAGGTGCTCGACCTGCACGACCTGGACCACCTCGAGCTCGTGGCGAGCGAGGTCGCCTCACAGCTCGGCTGAGACCCCCCGGGGGCGGTGCGTCGTCGCGGACGTGCGGCGCACCGCCTCGGTCCACAGCTCACGGGCGGTGTGCACGAGCAGCACGACGAGGGCGACGTTGCGCCCGACGAGCACGAGCGTCGCGCCCGGAACGCCGGACAGGATCAGGTCGTAGCTCCACGGGAACACGACCTGGGTGGCAGCCGCGATGCCGAGCACGAGCACGGCGGTCGTGCGCCAGCGCGGCAGGCCCAGCGACAGGGCCACGACGACGGGCGCCGCCAGCCACCCCACGTACTGCGGCGAACCGACCTTGTTGAAGACGATGAGGGCCGTCGAGACGAGCATCGCGCCCCGCATCACGAACGCGAGCCGCGCGTCCTCGTCCTCCCAGAAGACCGGTCCGGTACGTCGGCGCACCCACCACAGCAGAGCGGCGCACGCGACGACCGCCAGGACGAACAGCGCCCCGAGCACGTCGGCCATGCCCTGGGCGCCCACGCCGTGCAGCTCGACGGTGACGAGCGCCTCGTTCCACTCGCGGCGCACGCTCGTCGACCACAGGGCCGCGATCAGCCAGGGAGTACCCCCGACAGCCTCGATCTGCAGCCCCCGGCCGTCCTGCTCGCCGAGGAACGACAGCAGGTGCTGCCCGCCGCCCCCGAGCACGACCACGCCGCTGACCAGGGCCGACACCACGGCGGCGGGCAGGACGACGTCCCGCCACGGCCGGCGCACGGCCAGCACCTGAGGCAGCAGCAGCGGCCCGGGGGAGACCTTGACCCAGGTGCCGAACGCGAGGAGCGCGGCCGACGTGCGCGGCGAGCGCAGCGCGAGGACCAGCCCGACGACGACGAGCGGGGCCACGACCGCGTCCAGGCGGCCCATCGCAACCGGTCCGAGCAGCAGCAGGAAGGCGATCCAGCACCACGCGCCGAGGCGCGGCCCGATCGGGACGTCCGCGCCGGGCTCGTCGTCACCGGTCTGCGGCGGCGCTGACCGCGCGAGCACGGGCGCGTGCAGCAGGACCAGGACCGCGACAGCGTCGAGCAGCGTGATCATGAGCGACCACGCGACCATGTACCCCGACCCGGTGCCCGTGCCGCCCACGGCGGCGGCCAGCATCGGCACGATCGCCCCCGCCGGGTAGACCCACTCGCCCGACAGCACCGGCCAGTGGCCCTGCTCGAGCCCTTGCCACATCCAGTACCGGTAGAGCGTCAGGTCCCAGAACGCCTTCTCGGGGATCGCGACGACGCCCAACCAGATCATCCAGGCGTGCACGGCGACGAAGGCGGCCCAGACGGCGGCCGTCGAACGAGCGATGCGGTGCAGAAGGACCTCCGGGTGGGATGCGAGGGGTGCATTCGTCGCTACCCTGCGGTCGGAACGAACCGTACCGCCGCCACCTGAGAGGCGGCCAGGTCGCAGACGCGGCCCTCGACGAGGAGGCCTTGTGAGCAGTATCGGATGGCGCGTGCACGGTGACGGCCGACGGGTCACACCCGGTGAGGTCGTCGCACCCGACGAGCGGCTCACGTGGCCGCGGACGATCGGCATCGGCCTGCAGCACATCGTCGCGATGTTCGGTGCGACGTTCCTCGTGCCGCTCATCACCGGGTTCTCCCCGCAGACGACGCTGTTCTTCTCGGCGGTCGGCACGGTGGGCTTCCTGCTCATCACGGGCAACCGGTTGCCCAGCTACCTCGGGTCGAGCTTCGCGTTCCTGGCGCCGATCGCAGCGGCGACGGCCTCCGGCGGGCAGTCGGTCGCGGTCGGCGGCATCCTCGTCACCGGCATCGCGCTCGCACTGGTGGGTCTGCTGGTGCACGTCGTCGGCGGCCGATGGATCGACGTGGTCATGCCGCCGGTCGTGACGGGCACGATCGTGGCGCTCATCGGGTTCAACCTGGCGCCCGCCGCGTGGAACAACGTGAAGGTCGCCCCGGTCACGGCGATCGTCACGCTCGGCTCGATCATCTTCGTCTCGGTCTTCTTCCGGGGCATGCTCGGCCGGCTCGCGATCCTGGTCGGCGTGCTCGTCGGCTACGCGGTCGCGCTGGTGCGCGGCGAGGTGGTCTTCGACGCGGTGCGGACGGCGTCCTGGGTCGGCCTGCCGGACTTCGTCACGCCCACGTTCGACGTGAGCGTGCTCGGCCTGTTCCTGCCCGTGGTGTTCGTGCTCGTCGCCGAGAACGTCGGCCACGTGAAGTCGGTCGCCGCGATGACGGGCAAGAGCTACGACGACCTGACCGGCCGGGCGCTGCTCGCCGACGGGCTCGCCACGACCCTCGCAGGTCTCGGCGGCGGGTCCGGCACGACGACGTACGCGGAGAACATCGGCGTCATGGCCGCGACCCGCGTGTACTCGACCGCGGCCTACTGGGTCGCCGCGGGCGGCGCGTTCGTCCTGGCCCTCTCGCCGAAGTTCGGTGCCCTGATCGCCACGGTGCCCGTCGGCGTCCTGGGCGGGGCGGGGACGATGCTCTACGGGATGATCGGGATCCTCGGCGCGCGCATCTGGGTGCAGAACAAGGTGGACTTCTCCGACCCGGTCAACCTCACGACCGCCGCCGTCGCGCTGGTCATCGGCGTCGCCGACTTCACCTTCCAGACGGGCGACCTGACGTTCGCCGGCATCGCGCTCGGCACGGCCGCCGCGATCGGCATCTACCACTCCATGCGGGCGATCACGCGCTGGCGGGGCACGGGGCACGAGCCGGTCAGCCCGGCATCGGTCCCCGGCGGCGACGAGCTCGTGGGCTGACCTCCGGACGAGCCGGGGTGAGCAGGTGGGGTCCGCGGTCCTCCGCGGGCCCCACCGTCGTCTCAGCCCTCGGCGGGGGCGGTGGTCTCGGCCGCAGGGGGCGTCGCGGACGCCGTCGCCGCGGCGGCGAGCAGCTCCTCGACGGGCACGCAGCCCTCGGGACCGGTGAGTGCGGCAGCGGGGTCGAGCACCACGTCGGCGACAGGCACGAGGTCGTCGTAGATCTTGCCGACGGTGACGTCCACCGTGGCGTCCGCCCGGTCGACGAACGTCAGGGTGGGGTCGGTGAACTGCGCGGCGAGCGTGTACGCCGCGGCGATGCCCTGCACCCCGAAGCTCAGCCGGACGGTGCCGGCGAACGAGGTGCCGTTCCCGGTCGAGGCGATGACGAAGCCGCGGGTCGCGAGGTTCTCCGCCGTGAGGCCAGCGACGCCGGTGGCGCCGGAGCCGTTGAGCACGTTCACGGTGACCTGGTCGTACGCGACGGGCAGCGCGCCCGCGGGGGGGCACACGACACGGTCGACCGCTGACGTCGTCGGTGCCGGGGAGCTGAACCCACGGTCGAACGCGGACAGGTTGACCGTGTCGGTGTACACGGCGGCCGCGCCGACGCCGACGACGGCCAGCCCGGCCAGCAGCACGCCGAAGACGGCCGCCTGCCGTTCGTGCATGTGGCGTCGGCGCAGCTGGCGCCCGCGGTCGGCGTCGCTCACTCGATCACCAGAACTCTCGCGTGCAGGATGGCGCGCTGCTGCAGCGCGGCGCGGACGGCGCGGTGCAGACCGTCCTCCAGGTACATGACGCCCTTGAACTGCACGACGTGCGCGAAGAGGTCGCCGTAGAAGGTCGAGTCCTCGGCCAGCAGCGCGTCGAGGTCCAACGTGCGCTTGGTCGTGACGAGCTCGTCGAGCCGCACCTGGCGCGGCGGGACCTCGGCCCACTGCTTCACCGTGACGAGCCCGTGGTCCGGGTAGGGCCTGCCCTCGCCCACCGCCTTGAAGATCACGGGCCGAGTCTAGGTGCACGGCAGGGGAGCTCGCCCCGGTGGCACGCGGTGTGGATGTGGACGAGCTGTGCACGTCCGGGGACGACGAAAGCCCCGGTCCACGAGGGACCGGGGCTTCCGTTCAGACTCGTACGTCAGGCCAGTTCAGGCCGGGCGACAGGTCAGAGAGGCGTGATGTTCGACGCCTGCGGGCCCTTCGGGCCCTGCGTGACGTCGAACTGCACACGCTGGTTCTCCTCGAGCGAGCGGTAGCCGCTCGTCGCGATGGCCGAGTAGTGGGCGAAGACGTCAGGCCCGCCGTCCTCGGGGGCGATGAAGCCGAAGCCCTTCTCGGCGTTGAACCACTTCACGATGCCAGTAGGCATGGGTACTCCTTCTACGGAAAACGGGACGACCCCGATGTGGCCGGGACCGGTGAATCACGGTGGTCGTCGTCCGTTCCGGAGGAACGTGGGTGCTCGGTCTGGCCGAGCGTGACAAGCGAAACACAATGACTACGCGAGCCAGCGTACGCGACTCGGCCGCGCAGGGCCATGGCAAACCGGACGACACGCCCGGAAAAGCGGCTCACCTGGGGTTCCTTCACCCGTCCGACGGCACCGGTGCCCGTCCTGCGGACACCGAACGCTCCGCGCGGTCACGGATCCCGCGCAGCATCCGCTGGCTCATCACGAAGCTGACCATCGACACCGGCTCCACGACGAGGCCCGTCCAGCCTGCCCGGTACGCGTACCGCTCGCGCACGACGAGGCGCGTCGTGCGGTCCGGCGCCGGCTGCAGCACGAAGGCCCAGGTGAAGTCGTACGGCGCCCCCGGGCCCCCGTCGTCGGGTGTGCGCAGCACGAGCGCGCGATCCCGGTCGGCGACCACGACGTCGAGCGGGACCTGCGGGGCGAGGAGCACTGCGTCGCCGACCTGCAGGTCCTGCCACGCGGGCTCGATGCGCTCGGCGCTCCGGATGCCGAGCCCGAGCAGGTTCTCCGCCGCGTCGTAGGAGTAGAAGCCACCGCGGTCCTGACCCATCTGCACGAGCCACGGCCACACGTCCTCCGGCGCGGCGAGGATCGTCACGGCACGCGTCGACCGGTGGTCGGCCGTCGGCAGGAGGTCGTCACCGGGCAGCACGGCATCGAGCTCGGTCTCGGTGGCACCCCACTGCAGCGACCACGTGCGCAGCAGCGGCAACGAGGCGAGGACGGCGGCGCCGGTCAGCAGGGCGCGGGTGCGGGTGGACCGTCGGCGCGTCGTCATGCCACCAGCGGAACAGGCGCGCGGGTCGGGTCGACAGTGACCAATGTCCCGACGGCCGTCCTGCGGGGACGAACGTCCGTGGCCTCCGGGCGCCGGCAGGCATGGGATGAGCGGGTGCGACGGACGCCGATCTACTAC
Coding sequences within:
- a CDS encoding LytR C-terminal domain-containing protein, encoding MSDADRGRQLRRRHMHERQAAVFGVLLAGLAVVGVGAAAVYTDTVNLSAFDRGFSSPAPTTSAVDRVVCPPAGALPVAYDQVTVNVLNGSGATGVAGLTAENLATRGFVIASTGNGTSFAGTVRLSFGVQGIAAAYTLAAQFTDPTLTFVDRADATVDVTVGKIYDDLVPVADVVLDPAAALTGPEGCVPVEELLAAAATASATPPAAETTAPAEG
- a CDS encoding glycosyltransferase 87 family protein, with protein sequence MIWLGVVAIPEKAFWDLTLYRYWMWQGLEQGHWPVLSGEWVYPAGAIVPMLAAAVGGTGTGSGYMVAWSLMITLLDAVAVLVLLHAPVLARSAPPQTGDDEPGADVPIGPRLGAWCWIAFLLLLGPVAMGRLDAVVAPLVVVGLVLALRSPRTSAALLAFGTWVKVSPGPLLLPQVLAVRRPWRDVVLPAAVVSALVSGVVVLGGGGQHLLSFLGEQDGRGLQIEAVGGTPWLIAALWSTSVRREWNEALVTVELHGVGAQGMADVLGALFVLAVVACAALLWWVRRRTGPVFWEDEDARLAFVMRGAMLVSTALIVFNKVGSPQYVGWLAAPVVVALSLGLPRWRTTAVLVLGIAAATQVVFPWSYDLILSGVPGATLVLVGRNVALVVLLVHTARELWTEAVRRTSATTHRPRGVSAEL
- a CDS encoding Fpg/Nei family DNA glycosylase; this encodes MPEGHTVHRIARQLTLDLAGRPVAVSSPQGRFAAGARRLDGQVVLRADAVGKQLFVTFASGDVLRVHLGLYGAWDLYGRVSPLTDGRAAVGSLGAPRLRRAVRLGEREQSLPGAADEGVPEDFPPTPVGAVRVRLATAETVADLRGPSACEVLDPVQAQVAVDRLGPDPAAADDLDAARAVVVRRVTARGVPVGQLLMDQAVVAGIGNIYRAELLFRARLDPWTPGRRVPAEVVGALWDDWAVLLADGIRTGVTLTREDLDATGREQALADPTARHSVYGRPGQPCRVCGTPVLVEPMAARKLYRCATCQR
- a CDS encoding LLM class F420-dependent oxidoreductase; translated protein: MDLRIFTEPQQGATYDELLAVAKATEDLGFDGFFRSDHYLAMGSGDGLPGPTDAWTTLAGLARETSRIRLGTLVSSATFRHPGVLAIQVAQVDQMSGGRVELGLGAGWFEQEHAAYGIPFPPKRFDLLTEQLEVVTGLWGTPVGGRFDHTGAHYTLTGSPALPKPVQTSSLDASKAGVPVIVGGLGPKRTPALAARFAAEFNLAFPPLADVGDHVARAHAACEAIGRDPRTLTMSAALVLCAGRTDAEVDRRAAAIGRDPLELREVGVAGTPSALVDRLGVLAELGLERVYLQVLDLHDLDHLELVASEVASQLG
- a CDS encoding uracil-xanthine permease family protein, whose amino-acid sequence is MSSIGWRVHGDGRRVTPGEVVAPDERLTWPRTIGIGLQHIVAMFGATFLVPLITGFSPQTTLFFSAVGTVGFLLITGNRLPSYLGSSFAFLAPIAAATASGGQSVAVGGILVTGIALALVGLLVHVVGGRWIDVVMPPVVTGTIVALIGFNLAPAAWNNVKVAPVTAIVTLGSIIFVSVFFRGMLGRLAILVGVLVGYAVALVRGEVVFDAVRTASWVGLPDFVTPTFDVSVLGLFLPVVFVLVAENVGHVKSVAAMTGKSYDDLTGRALLADGLATTLAGLGGGSGTTTYAENIGVMAATRVYSTAAYWVAAGGAFVLALSPKFGALIATVPVGVLGGAGTMLYGMIGILGARIWVQNKVDFSDPVNLTTAAVALVIGVADFTFQTGDLTFAGIALGTAAAIGIYHSMRAITRWRGTGHEPVSPASVPGGDELVG
- a CDS encoding AAA family ATPase; this encodes MRPTDPSTGPDDTAAPDTAQMHGSLHPATGTGRVSGGHDVAVDRERMRRRRVYRFAALVLALEAYAIGAAITGRPLLPIPTIDPLVAVPVLFFVALLGIMVVTQVGTSRSPHLTYRPEQMDVSLDDVIGIEPVKEDVRRSIDLFQTHRQFADLMGGTPRRGLLFEGPPGTGKTMTAKAMAAEAGVPFLFVSATSFQSMYYGATAKKIRAYFKALRKAAWAEGGAIGFIEEIDAIALRRGGVVGAAAAPGMATMSFGASTSCTWSSGAQLGPAPVVVNPVVSEGTGGVVNELLVQMQSFDEPTGFDKLYNRLVARVNMLLSADRQIRLRRPGRAPILLIAATNRADSLDPALLRPGRFDRHLTFSAPDARGRRALVDHFLTRRAHEADLDDPQARDRLAAATNGWTPVMVEHLLDEALVNALRRGSRAMSYADVEHARITEMVGIGQPVTYTRAEQELIATHEAGHATVAWLVAPNRTLEVLTIIRRGSALGLLAHGDCEEVYTHTRYDLGALVQIAMGGWVAEELFFGQTTTGPASDLAAATRTAAQMVGAAGMTGSLISFAATGHDIVAAVLSDKAARDQLEHVLDDARSTVRRLLSRNRHLVEALRDALLERHELLGEQITDVLEQAQAAHDATADLPPVPRLQPV
- a CDS encoding VOC family protein, yielding MKIRIQEVVVDCADPAALAAFWGAVMATRWVARDPSWATVDAGPLLLAFQQVPEPKSSPKNRLHLDVQVPDARAAVEHAVGLGARVLSGPMLDEHGDGYVVLTDPEGNEFCFVVDERSGWEQSQRDLLAAAPDPGEHRA
- a CDS encoding type II toxin-antitoxin system VapB family antitoxin, which encodes MIFKAVGEGRPYPDHGLVTVKQWAEVPPRQVRLDELVTTKRTLDLDALLAEDSTFYGDLFAHVVQFKGVMYLEDGLHRAVRAALQQRAILHARVLVIE
- a CDS encoding SRPBCC family protein; its protein translation is MTTRRRSTRTRALLTGAAVLASLPLLRTWSLQWGATETELDAVLPGDDLLPTADHRSTRAVTILAAPEDVWPWLVQMGQDRGGFYSYDAAENLLGLGIRSAERIEPAWQDLQVGDAVLLAPQVPLDVVVADRDRALVLRTPDDGGPGAPYDFTWAFVLQPAPDRTTRLVVRERYAYRAGWTGLVVEPVSMVSFVMSQRMLRGIRDRAERSVSAGRAPVPSDG
- a CDS encoding cold-shock protein codes for the protein MPTGIVKWFNAEKGFGFIAPEDGGPDVFAHYSAIATSGYRSLEENQRVQFDVTQGPKGPQASNITPL